Proteins from a genomic interval of Leishmania infantum JPCM5 genome chromosome 11:
- a CDS encoding Cyclin A/CDK2-associated protein, which produces MPVEISNSDDVDFSQYCVLQSNDHPPVEFKVSRESAKMSGLLRDMLEDQEGNEAIIPIPNVSGQTLRLVLEYMEYHCGNPAQPIEKPLKTTIESLVCEWDSNFLFNQLLKNHDEKQHEVLIDVIMAANFLNVRDLLDLTCACVASMIRGKTAEQIRELFNIENDFTPEEEEKIREENRWCEES; this is translated from the coding sequence GACGATGTGGACTTCTCGCAGTACTGCGTGCTGCAGAGCAATGACCATCCACCTGTAGAGTTCAAGGTGTCGCGCGAGTCGGCCAAGATGTCGGGGCTGCTCAGGGACATGCTGGAAGACCAGGAGGGCAACGAGGCGATCATCCCCATTCCGAACGTGTCAGGGCAGACGCTCCGGCTCGTGCTAGAGTACATGGAGTATCACTGCGGCAACCCAGCGCAGCCCATCGAGAAGCCCCTGAAGACGACGATTGAGTCACTCGTGTGCGAGTGGGACAGCAACTTCCTCTTCAATCAGCTCCTCAAGAACCACGACGAGAAGCAGCACGAGGTGCTCATCGACGTCATCATGGCAGCGAACTTTTTGAACGTGCGCGACTTGCTCGATTTGACGTGCGCCTGCGTTGCAAGCATGATCCGTGGCAAGACGGCGGAGCAGATTCGCGAGCTGTTCAACATCGAGAACGACTTCACAcctgaggaggaggagaagatTCGCGAGGAGAACCGCTGGTGCGAGGAGTCGTAG